A region from the Anoplolepis gracilipes chromosome 2, ASM4749672v1, whole genome shotgun sequence genome encodes:
- the Fntb gene encoding protein farnesyltransferase subunit beta: MSDSELGLHTGRSYEEILKQRQDDEGYKTATTNEQARVEETVLKFYRSCKDTDPILLRPKHIQFLKKAITHLNETYECLDSSRPWLCFWILHSLAILGERLEDEEYSKIAGFLAKCQSPSGGFGGGPGQYPHLASTYAAVNALCTIGTQEAYDMIDRKNLKRFLSSLRGEDGSFCMHENGEVDIRGAYCALAAAKLTNVYTPDMFKDTAEWIAKCQTWEGGFGGCPGMEAHGGYAYCALAALVMLGKTELCHLPELLRWIVNKQMRLEGGFQGRTNKLVDGCYSFWQGGTFPLISAILSTGKAFNISDHWLFNQEALQEYILTCCQNPHGGLLDKPGKNRDIYHTCYVLSGLSIAQNSPTKSIIGMRTANKVEVIHPVFNVEYSAAKKAQEYFPTLPIPD, translated from the exons ATGTCGGACTCGGAATTAGGCCTACACACAGGTCGAAGTTATGaggaaatattaaaacagCGCCAAGATGACgagggatataaaactgcaacCACAAATGAACAG gCTCGTGTCGAGGAGACAGTGTTAAAATTTTACCGATCATGCAAAGACACAGATCCCATTTTACTTAGGCCGAAACATATTCAGTTTTTAAAGAAAGCAATCACTCATTTAAACGAAACTTATGAg TGCTTAGACTCCAGCAGACCATGGCTTTGTTTCTGGATATTGCATTCGCTTGCGATATTAGGAGAACGCTTGGAGGACGAGGAATATTCCAAGATAGCAGGCTTCCTAGCCAAATGTCAATCGCCGTCAGGCGGTTTCGGAGGTGGTCCAGGACAATATCCGCATTTAGCTTCTACGTATGCAGCGGTGAATGCGTTATGCACAATCGGTACACAGGAAGCATACGATATGATAGATAG gaaGAATTTGAAACGCTTTCTATCTTCCTTACGAGGAGAGGACGGTTCTTTCTGTATGCACGAAAACGGCGAGGTAGACATACGGGGAGCGTACTGCGCCCTTGCCGCTGCTAAACTTACGAATGTATATACACCGGACATGTTTAAGGACACCGCCGAATGGATAGCTAAATGTCAAACGTGGGAAGGAGGTTTTGGCGGTTGTCCGGGAATGGAGGCTCACGGCGGATATGCCTATTGCGCTCTGGCGGCACTTGTAATGCTCGGAAAAACAGAGCTGTGCCATTTACCAGAGCTCTtg agatgGATAGTAAATAAACAAATGCGTCTGGAAGGTGGTTTCCAAGGACGTACGAACAAACTGGTGGACGGTTGCTATTCATTTTGGCAAGGTGGAACGTTCCCATTAATCTCTGCTATTTTATCAACGGGAAAGGCGTTCAATATTTCCGACCACTGGTTGTTCAACCAAGAGGCcttacaagaatatatattaacttgcTGTCAGAATCCGCATGGCGGTCTTTTAGACAAGCCGGGAAA AAATCGCGACATATATCATACATGTTATGTTCTTAGTGGATTGTCAATCGCGCAAAACTCGCCGACAAAATCGATTATCGGAATGAGAACTGCAAATAAGGTGGAAGTAATCCATCCTGTTTTTAATGTAGAATATTCTGCTGCAAAAAAAGCGCAAGAATATTTCCCTACTCTACCAATACCCGATTGA